One window of Mesorhizobium sp. PAMC28654 genomic DNA carries:
- a CDS encoding TetR/AcrR family transcriptional regulator, with protein sequence MGRPKTQTDRRLTLVAAAESIIARRGLADVTLRDVANEAGMSSSALLYYYPGLKDLLDDVQRKAVERFCTMRAASVAAIADPRSRLKAMIENGLPTDADDQLCRLLLELGAYSRSDASYAARHITLFERQVSIYVGILEAGAATGIFKLHASSETIARSLVVLEDGLGLHLVNVVPAVDQPSALAILTSYAELATGCSLR encoded by the coding sequence ATGGGTAGACCCAAAACACAGACCGACCGCCGCCTGACCTTGGTCGCGGCCGCCGAATCGATAATCGCAAGGCGCGGGCTCGCCGACGTCACGCTGCGCGACGTCGCCAACGAGGCCGGCATGAGCTCGAGCGCCCTGCTCTACTATTACCCCGGATTGAAGGACCTTCTGGACGATGTGCAGAGGAAGGCTGTCGAGCGGTTCTGCACGATGCGCGCGGCGTCGGTCGCAGCGATCGCCGATCCCCGGTCGCGATTGAAGGCGATGATCGAGAACGGGCTGCCGACCGACGCGGACGACCAGCTCTGCCGGCTCCTGCTCGAACTCGGCGCCTATTCGCGCTCGGACGCAAGCTACGCGGCTCGCCACATCACGCTGTTCGAGCGGCAGGTGTCGATCTATGTCGGCATTCTCGAAGCGGGCGCGGCCACCGGTATTTTCAAACTGCATGCAAGCAGCGAGACGATCGCCCGCAGCCTAGTGGTGCTCGAGGACGGGTTGGGACTGCATCTCGTCAACGTCGTTCCGGCGGTCGATCAACCCTCGGCATTGGCGATCCTGACCAGCTACGCCGAGCTGGCGACAGGCTGCAGTCTGCGCTGA
- a CDS encoding P1 family peptidase has product MNLRATVNTTPTGKPRARALGIPLQGTPGSANAITDVEGVLVGYSTIIKGDGKLNLGDGPVRTGVTAILPLGHDGVGVACATGYHSFNGNGEMTGASWIEEAGSLSLPILITNTHAVGPCHRGVIDWVARHKPDIANQWLLPVVAETWDGYLNDINGSHVTVDHAMAAIDAAAGGAIEEGSVGGGTGMNCYAFKGGSGTASRIVDYGHRGYTVGVFLQANFGSRHELNIAGVPLGDELAGDNPMEAYFRGGPTGAGSCIGVIATDAPLLPGQCKALARRVPLGLARTGTSGSHFSGDIFLAFSTANRDALNGRFPQGPATEESYGHMDFVPWGRMDDFYAAVVQATEEAVLNALVANNDMTGRDSNRSPALPHAKVLAALKARRAIAG; this is encoded by the coding sequence ATGAATCTGCGGGCGACCGTCAACACGACACCCACCGGCAAACCGAGGGCCCGGGCGCTCGGCATCCCCTTGCAGGGCACGCCAGGGTCGGCCAATGCCATCACCGACGTCGAAGGCGTGCTGGTCGGCTATTCGACAATCATCAAGGGAGACGGAAAGCTCAACCTCGGTGACGGACCGGTACGCACTGGCGTAACCGCAATCCTGCCGCTCGGCCACGACGGCGTCGGCGTTGCCTGTGCCACCGGCTATCATTCGTTCAACGGCAATGGCGAGATGACCGGCGCATCGTGGATCGAGGAGGCTGGCAGTCTCAGCCTGCCCATACTCATCACCAACACCCATGCCGTGGGCCCCTGCCACCGTGGCGTCATCGACTGGGTGGCGCGCCACAAGCCCGATATCGCAAACCAGTGGCTGCTGCCGGTGGTGGCCGAGACCTGGGACGGCTATCTCAACGACATCAATGGCTCGCATGTCACCGTCGATCACGCCATGGCGGCGATCGATGCGGCGGCGGGCGGCGCCATCGAAGAAGGTTCGGTCGGCGGCGGCACCGGAATGAACTGCTATGCCTTCAAGGGTGGCTCGGGCACGGCTTCGCGGATCGTCGACTACGGTCATCGCGGCTACACCGTCGGCGTGTTCCTGCAAGCCAACTTCGGCTCCCGCCATGAGCTCAACATCGCCGGCGTACCGCTTGGGGACGAATTGGCCGGTGACAATCCGATGGAGGCCTATTTCAGAGGTGGGCCGACGGGCGCCGGTTCCTGCATCGGCGTCATCGCCACCGATGCACCGCTGCTGCCAGGCCAATGCAAGGCCCTGGCCCGACGCGTACCACTCGGCCTGGCGCGAACCGGCACCAGCGGCTCGCATTTCTCCGGCGATATCTTTCTCGCCTTCTCGACCGCCAACCGCGATGCGCTTAACGGCCGCTTTCCCCAAGGGCCGGCCACCGAGGAAAGCTATGGCCACATGGATTTCGTTCCATGGGGGCGGATGGACGACTTCTATGCAGCCGTCGTGCAGGCGACCGAGGAGGCGGTGCTCAATGCGCTCGTCGCCAACAACGACATGACCGGCCGCGACAGCAACCGAAGCCCGGCCCTGCCGCATGCGAAGGTGCTAGCGGCGCTCAAGGCACGTAGAGCTATCGCCGGCTGA